From the Sebastes fasciatus isolate fSebFas1 chromosome 3, fSebFas1.pri, whole genome shotgun sequence genome, one window contains:
- the LOC141764219 gene encoding UTP--glucose-1-phosphate uridylyltransferase-like isoform X2 produces MTEFQEKLRQQHEESMHRELETLLTTANKAEAEISKKDFDGFKKIFHRFLQVKGPSVEWAKINRPPEDSIQPYEKIKTKGLPDNITASLNKLAVVKLNGGLGTSMGCKGPKSLISVRNENTFLDLTVQQIEHLNKTFNADVPLVLMNSFNTDEDTKKILQKYKHHRVNIHTFNQSRYPRINKESLLPIAKNMGMSGENGEAWYPPGHGDIYASFSNCGLLDKLIAEGKEYIFVSNIDNLGATVDLFILHHLMSQPADRRCEFIMEVTDKTRADIKGGTLIQYEDRLRLLEIAQVPKAHVDEFKSVTKFKIFNTNNLWISLPAIKRLQEKNAMDLEIIVNPKTLDGGLNVIQLETAVGAAIKSFNNAMGVNVPRSRFLPVKTSSDLLLVMSNLYSLDAGSLTMSKKREFPTTPHVKLGSSFTKVQEYLSRFESIPDMLELDHLTVSGDVTFGKNVSLKGTVIIIANHGDRIDIPAGAMLENKIVSGNLRILDH; encoded by the exons ATCTCCAAAAAAGATTTCGATGGCTTCAAGAAGATCTTCCACAGAttcctgcaggtcaaaggtcctTCAGTCGAATGGGCCAAGATCAACCGGCCGCCGGAGGACTCG ATCCAGCCCTACGAGAAGATCAAGACGAAGGGTCTTCCTGACAACATCACCGCCAGCCTCAACAAGCTCGCTGTGGTCAAACTGAATGGCGGACTGGGAACCAGTATGGGTTGTAAGGGCCCCAAGAGTCTGATCAGCGTCCGCAACGAGAACACCTTCCTGGACCTGACCGTCCAGCAGATTGAA CATctgaacaaaacatttaacGCCGACGTGCCGCTTGTTCTCATGAACTCCTTCAACACTGACGAAGACACAAAGAAGATCCTGCAGAAATACAAACACCACCGCGTCAACATCCACACCTTCAACCAGAGCAG GTATccgaggatcaacaaggagtcTCTGCTGCCGATCGCCAAAAACATGGGGATGAGCGGTGAGAACGGGGAGGCCTGGTACCCGCCGGGTCACGGAGACATCTACGCTAGCTTCTCCAACTGCGGGCTGCTGGACAAACTAATCGCCGAGGGGAAGGAGTACATCTTCGTGTCCAACATAGACAACTTGGGCGCCACCGTCGACCTCTTCATCCTCCACCACCTGATGAGCCAGCCGGCCGACAGGCGCTGCGAGTTCATCATGGAGGTCACCGATAAGACCAGAGCTGACATCAAG ggtGGTACGCTGATCCAGTACGAGGATCGCCTGAGGCTGCTGGAGATCGCGCAGGTGCCGAAGGCCCACGTGGACGAGTTCAAGTCCGTCACCAAGTTCAAGATCTTCAACACCAACAACCTGTGGATCTCTCTGCCCGCCATCAAGAGGCTGCAGGAGAAGAACGCCATGGACCTGGAGATCATCGTCAACCCAAAG ACGCTGGACGGCGGTTTGAACGTCATCCAGCTGGAGACAGCTGTGGGCGCCGCCATCAAGAGCTTCAATAACGCCATGGGTGTGAACGTCCCCCGAAGCCGCTTCTTGCCGGTGAAGACATCGTCCGACCTGCTGCTGGTGATGTCGAACCTGTACAGCCTAGACGCCGGCTCGCTCACCATGAGCAAGAAGAGAGAGTTTCCCACCACGCCGCACGTCAAGCTGGGCAGCTCCTTCACCAAG GTTCAGGAGTATTTGTCCAGGTTTGAAAGCATCCCGGACATGTTGGAGCTCGACCACCTCACTGTATCGGGAGACGTCACCTTCGGAAAGAACGTCTCTCTGAAg GGAACCGTCATCATCATAGCCAATCACGGTGACCGGATCGATATTCCCGCCGGAGCGATGCTGGAGAACAAGATCGTTTCAGGAAACCTGCGTATCCTCGACCACTGA
- the LOC141764219 gene encoding UTP--glucose-1-phosphate uridylyltransferase-like isoform X1, whose product MSLTVDDLTRGAMTEFQEKLRQQHEESMHRELETLLTTANKAEAEISKKDFDGFKKIFHRFLQVKGPSVEWAKINRPPEDSIQPYEKIKTKGLPDNITASLNKLAVVKLNGGLGTSMGCKGPKSLISVRNENTFLDLTVQQIEHLNKTFNADVPLVLMNSFNTDEDTKKILQKYKHHRVNIHTFNQSRYPRINKESLLPIAKNMGMSGENGEAWYPPGHGDIYASFSNCGLLDKLIAEGKEYIFVSNIDNLGATVDLFILHHLMSQPADRRCEFIMEVTDKTRADIKGGTLIQYEDRLRLLEIAQVPKAHVDEFKSVTKFKIFNTNNLWISLPAIKRLQEKNAMDLEIIVNPKTLDGGLNVIQLETAVGAAIKSFNNAMGVNVPRSRFLPVKTSSDLLLVMSNLYSLDAGSLTMSKKREFPTTPHVKLGSSFTKVQEYLSRFESIPDMLELDHLTVSGDVTFGKNVSLKGTVIIIANHGDRIDIPAGAMLENKIVSGNLRILDH is encoded by the exons ATCTCCAAAAAAGATTTCGATGGCTTCAAGAAGATCTTCCACAGAttcctgcaggtcaaaggtcctTCAGTCGAATGGGCCAAGATCAACCGGCCGCCGGAGGACTCG ATCCAGCCCTACGAGAAGATCAAGACGAAGGGTCTTCCTGACAACATCACCGCCAGCCTCAACAAGCTCGCTGTGGTCAAACTGAATGGCGGACTGGGAACCAGTATGGGTTGTAAGGGCCCCAAGAGTCTGATCAGCGTCCGCAACGAGAACACCTTCCTGGACCTGACCGTCCAGCAGATTGAA CATctgaacaaaacatttaacGCCGACGTGCCGCTTGTTCTCATGAACTCCTTCAACACTGACGAAGACACAAAGAAGATCCTGCAGAAATACAAACACCACCGCGTCAACATCCACACCTTCAACCAGAGCAG GTATccgaggatcaacaaggagtcTCTGCTGCCGATCGCCAAAAACATGGGGATGAGCGGTGAGAACGGGGAGGCCTGGTACCCGCCGGGTCACGGAGACATCTACGCTAGCTTCTCCAACTGCGGGCTGCTGGACAAACTAATCGCCGAGGGGAAGGAGTACATCTTCGTGTCCAACATAGACAACTTGGGCGCCACCGTCGACCTCTTCATCCTCCACCACCTGATGAGCCAGCCGGCCGACAGGCGCTGCGAGTTCATCATGGAGGTCACCGATAAGACCAGAGCTGACATCAAG ggtGGTACGCTGATCCAGTACGAGGATCGCCTGAGGCTGCTGGAGATCGCGCAGGTGCCGAAGGCCCACGTGGACGAGTTCAAGTCCGTCACCAAGTTCAAGATCTTCAACACCAACAACCTGTGGATCTCTCTGCCCGCCATCAAGAGGCTGCAGGAGAAGAACGCCATGGACCTGGAGATCATCGTCAACCCAAAG ACGCTGGACGGCGGTTTGAACGTCATCCAGCTGGAGACAGCTGTGGGCGCCGCCATCAAGAGCTTCAATAACGCCATGGGTGTGAACGTCCCCCGAAGCCGCTTCTTGCCGGTGAAGACATCGTCCGACCTGCTGCTGGTGATGTCGAACCTGTACAGCCTAGACGCCGGCTCGCTCACCATGAGCAAGAAGAGAGAGTTTCCCACCACGCCGCACGTCAAGCTGGGCAGCTCCTTCACCAAG GTTCAGGAGTATTTGTCCAGGTTTGAAAGCATCCCGGACATGTTGGAGCTCGACCACCTCACTGTATCGGGAGACGTCACCTTCGGAAAGAACGTCTCTCTGAAg GGAACCGTCATCATCATAGCCAATCACGGTGACCGGATCGATATTCCCGCCGGAGCGATGCTGGAGAACAAGATCGTTTCAGGAAACCTGCGTATCCTCGACCACTGA